A window of the Trichocoleus sp. genome harbors these coding sequences:
- a CDS encoding TPM domain-containing protein, with the protein MPKHHRKKTASTLLFSLLTAFILTLLTWTIAPVAQAYDNPDLLPDRPTPVIDLAKALTTSQQDALEQDLTEFETETGWKLRVLTQYDRTPGRAVKEFWGLDDHSVMLVADPRGGNLLNFSVGDDLFALMPRTFWIELQTRYGNQFFVRDNGEDGSILDALESIKTCIRQGGCQVVPGLPREQWILTLITSVIGGVVFGFAAQPREPGKPFSWQWALIFSPLWGILFIAFGIGPVITRTTDWLPLTRNLAGFILGALVAYLSPMLNSSSTSKT; encoded by the coding sequence ATGCCCAAACATCATCGAAAGAAAACCGCTTCTACACTGCTATTTAGCCTTCTTACAGCATTCATTTTGACGCTGCTAACCTGGACGATCGCTCCAGTTGCTCAAGCATACGACAATCCTGATTTGCTGCCCGATCGCCCGACTCCAGTCATTGATTTAGCGAAAGCCCTGACCACCTCTCAGCAAGATGCGCTGGAGCAAGACTTAACAGAGTTTGAGACAGAAACAGGCTGGAAACTTCGGGTTTTAACCCAGTACGATCGTACTCCAGGACGAGCAGTCAAAGAGTTTTGGGGTTTGGATGACCATAGTGTGATGCTAGTTGCTGACCCGCGAGGCGGAAACCTGCTCAACTTTAGCGTGGGTGACGATCTATTCGCGCTGATGCCTCGCACCTTCTGGATTGAGCTACAGACTCGTTATGGCAACCAGTTTTTTGTGCGGGATAATGGCGAAGACGGCTCAATCCTAGATGCATTGGAGTCGATCAAGACCTGTATTCGACAGGGGGGCTGTCAGGTTGTACCCGGTCTACCGCGTGAACAGTGGATTCTGACGCTCATTACTTCTGTGATTGGTGGTGTTGTTTTTGGCTTTGCCGCCCAACCGCGCGAACCAGGTAAGCCCTTTTCCTGGCAGTGGGCGCTGATCTTCTCTCCGCTTTGGGGCATCCTGTTCATTGCCTTTGGGATCGGTCCTGTTATCACTCGAACAACAGACTGGCTGCCGCTCACGCGGAACTTGGCAGGGTTCATTTTGGGCGCACTCGTTGCCTATCTTTCGCCTATGCTAAATAGTTCTTCGACCTCCAAGACATAG
- a CDS encoding phycobilisome rod-core linker polypeptide — protein MTMTAIIAETFQPITVSRKSTRAEREAALYQLYRQVLERQPYCYERKILAKVEKDFLSDKIGVRRFLKELGHSEVYLNAFYYRASNLKFLEWCFKHFMGRAPIDQQEVQFYCDILLKQGVQEVITAILDSEEYKKVFGCFTVPYPREQKYYASPKAYWESHVLNDEYIEQRGHTVPTIYWHELGLNCDAGACDHPEAHEVLNPPISQTGEMLQEELLALLRSLDRDQARQVVAALSPMQKEALRQAIQH, from the coding sequence ATGACAATGACAGCAATCATCGCTGAAACGTTTCAGCCCATTACAGTCAGCCGCAAATCAACAAGGGCAGAGCGTGAGGCAGCCCTTTATCAACTTTACCGTCAAGTGCTGGAGCGCCAGCCTTACTGCTACGAACGCAAAATATTAGCGAAGGTAGAAAAAGATTTCTTGTCTGATAAAATCGGGGTACGGCGGTTTTTGAAGGAACTGGGACATTCTGAGGTTTATCTCAATGCCTTCTATTACAGAGCTTCAAATCTGAAGTTTCTGGAGTGGTGCTTCAAGCACTTTATGGGACGTGCCCCCATCGATCAGCAAGAAGTGCAATTCTACTGTGACATCCTGTTAAAGCAGGGAGTTCAGGAAGTGATTACGGCAATCCTGGATTCTGAGGAATATAAAAAAGTATTCGGCTGCTTCACGGTTCCCTATCCACGCGAACAAAAATATTACGCTTCACCAAAAGCCTACTGGGAATCTCATGTGCTCAACGATGAGTACATCGAGCAGCGGGGTCATACCGTTCCCACAATCTACTGGCATGAGCTAGGTCTCAACTGTGATGCTGGAGCTTGTGATCATCCTGAAGCCCATGAAGTACTCAATCCGCCCATTTCTCAAACAGGGGAAATGCTTCAAGAAGAACTACTCGCTCTGCTGAGGTCACTCGATCGCGATCAGGCAAGGCAAGTTGTCGCGGCGCTTTCACCCATGCAGAAGGAAGCATTGCGGCAGGCGATTCAGCACTAG
- a CDS encoding phycobilisome protein: MHTINHTLEDKILAADGLYLDGQGLRPFEQFAQSYITRLETYQNLRDKGATLVIQALRKLAQEYPDIVQKHAQRCQYDMSEVLRYVALSILRDDEIFFKEQMIDWLDTILMAHKRHTHCAFAYRHLLEAINANFPAPQSSLIRPYLDLVVTTLQSHA, from the coding sequence ATGCACACCATTAATCACACCCTGGAAGACAAAATTTTAGCAGCCGACGGGCTTTACCTGGACGGTCAGGGATTGAGACCCTTCGAGCAGTTTGCTCAAAGCTATATAACTCGTCTGGAAACTTACCAGAACCTCCGAGATAAAGGAGCAACCCTGGTCATACAAGCACTCCGTAAGCTGGCGCAGGAATACCCGGACATCGTGCAAAAACATGCTCAACGCTGCCAGTACGATATGTCTGAAGTGCTTCGCTATGTTGCTCTATCCATTCTGCGAGACGACGAGATTTTCTTTAAAGAACAGATGATCGACTGGCTCGACACAATTTTAATGGCACACAAACGGCATACGCATTGCGCCTTTGCCTATCGCCATTTGCTTGAAGCAATTAACGCTAACTTCCCCGCCCCACAAAGCAGCCTCATTCGCCCCTACCTTGACCTCGTTGTCACAACGCTGCAGTCTCACGCCTAA